A segment of the Candidatus Pelagisphaera phototrophica genome:
CGGGCTGGACAGAGCTACGTAATGTCTCTGGGCAGATATTTAGCAGGCCAGACTACTACGAAGGGTCGGACCATCGCATGATCTGGGTTGATATGACAATTCCTTGAGTTCCGGAAGCTACTCGTTAAAGAGTATGCAGATTGGACCTGGGACATTCACAACCGAATTCAGTTGGTAGGTGATTTCTCCCGTTGACTGATCGATAGCGAAAACGGCCACGGTGTTCGAGTGCTGCCCTGCCGCCAGGAGCCACTTTCCGCTCGGCTCCAGATTGATGTTTCGCGGAAAAGCGCCGCGCACTGGTTCGACCTCGGTAACCGTCAGCTTTCCCGTGCTGCGATTCGCTTGGTACGCTGTCACAGTGTCATCGCCACGGTTGGCTGAATACACGAATTTCCCATTTGGATGTACCAGGATTTCAGAACTCGAATTGAACCCCTCCTCAGACTTGGCACTCTCACTCAGAGCCGGCGTTGTCGTTAGGCGTTTGGTGGTTCCCTTTTTCGCATCGTATTGGAAAGTGGTGACTGAGAGGGAAAGCTCGTTAAGGAGATAGATAAATTTCCCGTCGACCGAGAATCGCATGTGACGCGGACCTCCTCCAGGTACGCTTTCCGCAGACCCGTGGGCCGTGATGGATGGCCGGTCCACGTTCACTTTATAGATCACGATCTTATCTAGACCCAGGTCGGGGACGAAAGCGAATTTCCCGTCAGGCGAGTAGCCAGTCCAGTGTGGGTGAGGCGCATTCTGGCGTGACGCAACGATCCCGGAACCTCCCTCGTGCTCAATTAGTTGACCTCGGGGCTGGACCTTGCCGTCCTTGGCTACGGGAAAGAGTGCAACCGACCCTCCACCATACTGAGCGGTGAGGAGAAAATTCCCGGAAGGATGAACGGATATGTGAGCACCTCCTCCGTCACCGATGACTTCCGTATTCAGAAGTGTCAGGCTACCATTTTTCTCAATCTTGTAGGCCGCTACGCAGGGACCTTGGTCGCTGGTGGCCACTGCGTAAAGGTGGGACCTCTTTGGGTGAAGGGCGAGGAAGCCAGGTGACCCGATCCTCGCCGCCAGTTCTGGCGGTGACAGCTTACCACTGTCTTTGTCGAAACTCGAGTGATAGATTCCTTTAGTGGCTTTGCCAGACGTTCCAAAGTAAACATCAACATTAGCGGCAAAGAGGCTTGGGATCAATGAAAGTAGGGCAATTAGAGCAAGCGACTTCATAATATGGTGCATATTACAGAACGCGGTTATGAGTGCACGCTCTATGTTGAGAAAATGCGATGTGGAGAAGGTTGGGCATTTTTTATGCTGAATTATCATCGGAAGGTGCGTACTTTTTACACAATGAACAGCTTCTTCCCCAAGGCTCGACTCGCTTTCTTTTAAATTCTGTGGATTCTCCCGTTGCCACTTTGCGGCAACGACCAGCTTTTCTACGTGAGGTTTGTGCCGAATCTAAAAGAGGACGATGATGATTTGACCGCAGGTACCGAATACCAGGATATTTCCTCCGACAACTGTTTTTGACGTATAAGTTGAGACCAGAGTAATTTAAAGTAACTGAAAATTAGATATGATTAGTACCACAAATGACCCTTCAACTATTAGCATTCTATTGCTAGCGATTCTTACTGTATCCACAGTGGCCATCGGGCGGAGTTGGATGCCTACATGAAAGACAGGACTTGGTAGCGCTTTTGGCGATCCTTTCGGAAGTAAAGTTTATTGTGGCTAGGCTAAACCGATAGCCACTTTTTCAGTAACTCGTTCAGGAACCTTACCTTCAGCGGCTTCTGAAGATGGTCATTTATCCCCACACAATCGCATCGCTCTTCATCTTGCCGGGTGATGTGGGCGGAAAGCGCGATGATGGGGGTGGGGGAGTCATTCCTCTCGCGGTTTCTTATGGCTTCTGCTGTGCTGAATCCGTCAAGCCGAGGCATCCGGATATCCATGAGGATCAGGCTAAAATCTTGTTTGCCGGACAAGTCGAGGGCTTCAAAGCCATCCTTGGCACAGACAACGTTGTATCCAAGACTTCGGATCATCGAAGCTCCTAACTCTCGGTTTACCCGTTCGTCATCCACCAGTAAGACGGACTGTCCTTCATGAGGCGACATTCTGTGATCGAGTGAATTGACAGCGGGCTCCTAGGTCCTGTTCCTGATCGGGTCGCCCGGGTTCTCGACGAGTGCCACTTCGGGGCAGTCATTGCAGATTTCCGCAGTTGATTCGTAGGGAGCGAAGCAACAAGGACAATACTTGTTTCCTGAAAGGTTGTGCGGCACAAGCCAGTCATCCGTGTCGGTGCCGGCATGGTAGGTTACTGATTTCAAGTGCTCGAGAGAGTAATGGGGATTTGCTACATAATAAGCTTCTCTCCAAAGCTTCATGAGAAATGCCAGGCATCGAGGGCTGTCCTTGAGAGATGCGAGCAATGTTGGGTGGTCCCAGGATTTCGTTACTCCCGATAGGATATCATCCACGCACCTCATAGAATGCCATGGCAGGAGGGCTGTGTAAATAGTATTTATAATTCTATTACCCCTATTCTGAAGGAGCCATCGCTTATGAATTCGAAAGTATAGGAATGCTGACGTCCCCATCAAGAGATAGCCAATCGCGATTGAAAAAAGAAACTCAGGTTCTCCTCTTTGTAATCGGTACAAGAAGGGAATGCCGATAAAAAAGTATGCGAAAATCAGAATAGAAATGTGGCGCAGGGTTTGGGTTGATTTCTCGAGGAGGAAAAGAAGTTTGCGGGTTCGATTAGTTGAATACGGTGTCTTTTGGATTGGTTGATAGGGACTGGAATGGAGTATCAATACTTTGCCTGGCCAGGGAAGTAATGGGTAAAGAAAGAGCCACTTCTTGATGCCTAGTAGGCGGGAAAACTCGCCTTTAGGTCTCCATCCTTTTTTGGCTCCCCAGGCATTCTCAATCGCCCGCGAGTTTGGGGGGCAGAATTTGACACATTCCATAAGGTAGAAGATCGCCAGAATCAAATAGAATGACTTTGCGTCCGTCATCTGAAGTCTAAAACTTTAAGCCTAATTTGAGATTCTGGGGGGCCTAGGAGTCTGGTGTAGACTCAATTTTCTGCCGTCCCGCCAATCCTGCGAAAAACTTTTTTAGGGCAACTCCAATTGCTACTAGGCCGATGATAATGAACTTAAACCCCTTCTTCAGGAAGAGGACGAGGTTTCCTAAGATACCGAGTTTCGCAGCTCCATAAAGAGCCCCACCTGCGATTAGAGCGGTGAGTCCATAGGTCGCTACTTTGTCACCGTCACGATACTCAGCGTATGATTTCCCCGGTTTGTAATTGTGACCGGCTAGGATATCTTGATAGGTTGGTAGGATGGAGTCCAGCGCGGTCGGATCGCACACGAGGGTTACATTCATGATCCCGTCACGCCCCAGAAGCTTGGTTTTGTAATTAACGCTTCTTCCGCCTGACTCCGACCGGAGAATGATGCCCCATTCCAGATTGTTAGTGAAATCATTGTATCTTGGTTCGATAGCCCAACCCTCTGTATACAAAGGCTCGATACCTTGTTGCCTTCGGTATTGGTTGCTTTGCTCATCGCCGGATTGGAGAGCTGCTAGCAGCTTTTCAGCGTCGAGTTCATCTTTTTCATCATCTCTAACGTAGCCGCTGTCTTCGAATTGAAACAAGACAAACCAGTCTACATCTGAAACGGAGATCATCCCTTGGTAGGTGTCTGGAAGATTTCCGAAAGCCTGGAGAAGTGTGTCTGTATCCACTCCATTGAGAAAACGAAAGCCGGCAGGGATGTCGATCGTAGCCCAATCTTCTAGTTCTCCTTGACCCGAATCTTGCCAGTCAAGGCTCGCAAGGAAGTTCTCGAATTCAATTTGTTGAGCGGCGGCGTTCTCCGCCGCTTGATCTACCTGGGCAATGGAGTAAAATGGAAAAAGGAAAATGCTGGATGCCAGCAGGGCGAGGGTCTTATTTTTCATGTACGGCAGAGAGAGATTTCAGAGTGAACGGATCTGGGCTGACGACAACGACCCGGAGAGCTCTGCAGTTGCAAGAACCTGAGAGAATTAGAGTTAGAATGCATTGCTCAACCCGTTTGAGGATCGTGCGAAAACCGATATTGGAGTCAAGAGGGGATTAGCTGCATGGAAATTCTAGGAACAACCTGAATACTACTCACGATAGGAAGGTGTTACGAACTCTGAATAGACCGAAAGCGAAAGCTCATCCAGACCTGCCCAGGGTGCTCAAACAACTATGTTTTGACCGATCTACTAAAATACACTGCCATTGTAATCGGTTGCTCGGGACTTGAGACTTCCCCAAAACCACATGAGCAGGAATCCGATTATAGCGCCACCAATATGGGCAAAGTGGGCAATGCCCCCTCCTTCGGCTACGAAGATTGAGTATCCTGTAATTCCTGAGAACAAATCAAACAAGAGCAGACCGGATATGAAATATTTCGCGGCGACAGGGATAGGTAGAAAAATCAGCATGAGTTTGGCGTTTGGATACAGAATTCCAAATGCCACTAGTATTCCATATATGGCTCCCGACGCTCCGACGACGGGAGCATTGTAGATATTCCGAAGTTCCAAGAGTTCTTCCGCCGGCATAGCAGCTAGCATCTTAAAAGACGGTCTTGAGTAATTGAAGTACGCCTTGATATCAGTTGCGGGGACGCTGGCGTCGACGAGCTGATTGTAGGGTCCAATAAACTGCGTGTAGTTGACTGCAGTATAGATGGCACCTGCTCCGATACCCACAACCAAGTAAAAGGTCAGAAATTTTTTCAGCCCCCATCTCACCTCGAGTATGGATCCGAAAGAGAAAAGGGCAAACATGTTGAAAAAAAGGTGGGCGGGACCTCCATGCATGAACATGCTGCTAATGAACTGCCAGATTTGGAAGAAGTCGTTCTTGGGAAAAAACAGTGCGAACCAGGCAAGCATCTTCATATCAAGGCCCTGAATGAATTGGGGTATGAAGAAGATGATCACGTTGATCGCGATGATTATTATGGTCCCAGAGGGGCGACGTTTCATGATGAGTATCTTTCAACGATTATACTGATGTTCAACCAATTAACCAGAATTTCTGATTGTCCTCATCGGCCCTCGACGATTGCCTCTCGTTTCAAATGATTCACCCTGTCTAAGGCATCCCATGAGTGACCACCCCAATATCATTCTAATCAACTGCGACGACCTCGGCTATGGAGATCTCGGATGTTATGGTTCAGCGAGGAACCACACGCCTCACATCGATCGACTAGCGGCGGAAGGAAAGCGATTTACCGATTTCTACATGGCCTCGCCGGTTTGTTCGCCATCGCGGGCTGCCATGATGACCGGATGCTACCCGCCCCGGATAGGGTTTGGGAGTTTTCATGGTGAGGTCGTCCTCTTTCCCGGGGATAATATTGGATTGAGCGACCGGGAAGCTACGGTTGCTTCCCAACTGAAAAAGGCGGGATACGTGACAAAGATCATTGGCAAGTGGCATTGCGGAGACCAGCCTGAGTTTCTGCCAACGCGACATGGTTTTGACGCGTATTTCGGAATCCCCTATAGCAACGACATGGGGCGACAGTCGGATCGGCCAAACCGTCCTCCACTACCGTTACTCCGTAACGAAACGGTGATTCAAGCGCAGCCAGACCAGAGAGGTATCACGGAACGATACACGGACGAAGCGCTTCAATTTCTCGAAAAGAACCAAAGCCGGCCCTTCTTCCTTTACCTGGCCCACATGTACGTGCACGTGCCGCTCTTCGTGCCCAAGCAATTTTTAGAGTCGTCACGCAACGGAGCCTATGGTGGGGCCGTCGAATGTATCGACTGGAGCCTAGGGGTCCTCATGGATCGACTTAAAGCACTGGGGATCGACGAAAACACTCTAGTTATCTTCACCAGCGACAATGGCTCGAGAGCGCAGGGGGAAGGGGGCAGCAATGACCCTTGCCGTGGAACAAAGCAGGAAACATGGGAAGGCGGCCAAAGAGTACCCTGTATTATGCGGTGGCCGGAAAAAATCAGCCCTGGCACTCAATCCGACGCCGTTGTCTCTGCCATGGATTTTTTCCCAACGCTATCGAGAATAACGAACGTGTCTCTTCCGGCGGATCGAATTATCGATGGATTCGATATCGGAGAATTGATGACGGGCGAAAACGCAGAGGCTCCCAACGACACCTTTTTTTACTACAAGCAGAACGCGCTGGAAGCAGTTCGAGTGGGGGACTGGAAACTCCATTTCCAGAAAGCTGGAGTAGGGATGAAAGCGCTCTACAATCTTCGCGAAGACATAGGTGAATCGCATAACCGGTACGAGGAACATCCGGAAATCGTTTCAATGCTGGAAGCGAAAGCCGAGCGGATGCGCGAGGATATCGGTGATGAGGCCACGGGGACAACGGGCCGCAACAACCGATCCATTGGGCGTGTCAAAAACGCGAAGCCGCTCACAGAGTATCGGGAAGGTCATCCCTACATGATCGCGATGTACGACCTCCCGGATATGCCGACGATGAGTGGTTAATCCGCTTTCGAGCTTATGCTTTCATTCATGAGAAACGTCCTATCCCCTTTCGGTAGATCGCCCTGAAGTTACAAAGCTGCATTCCGAAGTGTTGTTAAAAGACTATATTGTAACTTTAATGTGTATACATTAGATCCTATTGTTTTTATTTCCTCCGATTACCCAACGTCCTTTCCGCAAGCCCACGCTAAAAACGCATTCGCTCTATGAATTCCCAATCATCTAAACAGGCCCGCTTCTCCTTGATGATGCTGATGCAATACTTCACCCGGGGAGCCTGGTTTGTCACCCTAGGAACTTACTTAGGCAAGACGCTGGAGCAGTCGGGCACGTTCATCGGATTTTCGTTCAGCCTCTTTGGAATCGGGGCGATTATTTCGCCCTTTTTCGTTGGGATGATTGCTGATCGTTTTTTTCCGACTCAGAAAGTGCTGGGCGTATTGAACATTGGAGCAGGTGCCTTAATGCTTCTCCTGTCACAGGTGACTGATCCGACAACCTTCATCTGGACGCTTTTCGTCTACTGTATCGTCTACACCCCTACGGAGGCCCTGAGCAATTCAGTCGTATTTCACCACCTGCCACGCAGGTTCTTCGCTTATGTGCGCCTATTCGGGACCATCGGATGGGTATTCGCTGGCCTCGCGGTTAATATGATACTGGGCCGCTTTGTGGATAACGTCGAAGCGACTGCCGTACCTTTAGTCATGTCAGCAGTCGCATCGGTCGTCTTAGGACTCTATAACTTTACCCTCCCGTCGACACCTGTTAAAAACGAGGGAGAGAAAATCGGAATTAAAGAGGTGCTCGGGCTTGAAGCATTGAGTTTGCTTAAAGAGCGAAGCTTCACTGTTTTTCTGGGAGCGAGTTTGCTAATTGGGATCCCCATTCAGATGTACTTCGCGTTTTTCAATATGTTTCTGAACGACATTGGCGTCGAGAATGTGGCCAGCAAGATGTCTTTAGGACAGGTATCCGAAGCGGCCTTCATGGTATTTGTTCCGCTGTTGATCGGAAAACTCGGTTTGAAATGGATGATGACTCTCGGACTAGCTTTTTGGTCGGTGAGGTATTTTATGTTCGCTGGAATTAGCGTAAATGCGGAATTTCTTATTATATTCTCTATTCTGATACATGGGGCGTGCTATGATTTCTTCAATGTAACGGGATCCATCTATGTCGATTTAAAAGCAGGAGAGCGATACAGATCTGCGGCTCAGGGATTGTTCATGCTAGTATTCTTGGGGCTAGGAAAGTTCTTTGGCTCTAATTTGGCAGGACTCATTTCGGAGTGGCACCCGAGTGTATCTGGAGAGCAATTATACGATTGGAGTGGTATTTTCAATACGACGGGTATAATCACCGCCGTCGTTACGGTTATGTTTGTCTTGAGTTTTCATGACAGGCAGAAATACGATTTGGACAAGGTTAATGGGTAACCCATCCAATGAACTAATATGAGTCACAGAGAATCTAAAAACGTAGGCATTATTGGATGTGGCGATCGTGGACTACATCATATCGGATTCAACATGGTCGATAGCTCGAATGAAACAGGATTTCGAATCGTATCGGTTGCTAACCGTTCGTTTGAAAGTTCTGATCACGCCGCAGGTGAACTTGAAAAGCGCTATGCTGATCTGGGAATCGATCAAGCGATTCAGCGGTGTGAATCATATCAGGACATAGTCAATGATCCTAAAATCGATCTGATCATAATTACCTCCCATACGGACGCGCATGCGGAGCACGCGGTGGCCGCTTTAGAATCTGGAAAGAAAGTGTACCTAGACAAGCCTATTGCGGTAACCCTTGAAGACGGGCACATTATAGCGGGAGCGGAAAAGCGAACGGGTAATCGCTTGCTTATGGGATTCACCCGACGCTACGAGGATTCTTGGTTGAAAATGAAGGAGTTACTGAACGGCGGAGCAGTAGGTTCGCTACAAATGGTTCTGCTACGTTCGATTATTCCCTACAGTCGCTATTTACAAGGCTGGCACCGGAAGCGCGTGTGGTCAGGCGGACCCTTGAACGATAAATGCAGCCATCACTTCGACGTATTCCGCTGGATGGCCAATTCGGACTGTTTAGCCATGAGCGCCTTCGGCGGGCGTTCGGGTGTGTTCAAGCCAGATCCCACGGCTCCCGCTCGCTGCTCGGAATGCGATAGGGATTGCGCGTATCGGCGAACGGAAGCGCTGGAAGAATCCAAAGAAACGGTTAGTAACAAGTTTACCAGTACGGATTCCAATGACGAACGAGCCGTCCAGGATGCCTGTGTTTTCAGTCTAGATAGCGATGTCGAAGATTTCGGGAGCGTAAACCTACAGATGAGCGGAGGCGTGGTCGGAAACTTGTTTTTCACGATATTCGGGCCACTCGCTCCTGATGGCGAAACACTTGAGCTCGTCGGGGATTCGGGCCGTTTGGTGCTATCGCGATCGGATGGAATGATTCGTACCTACACGGATCACGGCAGGGAAACAGATACCTTTTTCGCGGGTGGAAAGAATTTCGATTCGTCGCATTACGGATCGGATAAGAATCTTGTTCAGCATATGAAGGAATTCTGCGATGAATCTGAGCCGGTGTGCGACGCAAGCGATGGATTGCGATCTTTGGAAATGGTCTGTGGCGCTAGGGATTCGTTCGATTTCAAAGGAGAATTGAGAGTTTTATGAAAGCCGCAGAATGGCCTATAACGGGTCGATCTGAAGGCCTGCGGGATAGATGGGACAGTTGATGGTCTTATACGACCTTTTAGAGCAGGCACTGCGTGATCTGGCGATTGATCCTAATAAGATAGTACCAAATATACAAATACTATAAAATGGTCGCATTCCTTCATCTGACATCGGTCGATCTAGGGATTTGCAGGATCCCCCTGAGATTGGAAAATAATGGGCTGAAAATGCCCTGAATAACTCTCGCTCAACCGAAATATTTGACTACCTGATTTGAGGAGATAGCTTATGAAAGTGAAATCCCTCCTAACACTTGTGGTCGCTACAATTCTCTGGATTCCAACAGAAACTCAAGGCGAACCACGATTTGTGGCCCAAACGATCCATTCTGATATGCAGATTGGATCTACTGCTCAATCTCTTGAGGGAGCACGGTTCTTTGCGATTGGGGCATCGTCAATTCGTGGTCGGTGATCGTCGGACGCGATTCTCCCGCTATTTCCATGGCATCTAGTATCTTTTCCTTCAGACGTGCTGCGACCTTGCGGTGGGAACCGTAGCCGATGAGATTTTGCAACTCGTAAGGGTCGGAGTGTAAATCATACAGGTAGTTCTCAACATAGAGATCTGCACAAGATTCCGTTTCCCCGTCATTTTGGTTAGATACGACGCCATATTTCCATCGGCCCGTACGGATGGCCCGACCAACCTGGCTTTCGCTAATCTGAATGAATGCCTCTTGTTTCCAGTCGTTTGCCTCGCCTCGCAGTATCGGCATCAGTGATCTACCCGGCATTTCCTCTGGAGGTTCAATTCCACTGGATTCTAGAAGGGTTGGGACTAGATCTACCAGACTCATGACTTCCGTTCGCCTTCCGCCTCCCTTGAATCCGGGTCCTGAAAATGCGGTGGGAACTCTTACGGACGCCTCGTGGCCCGATCGCTTGTATTCAGAGTTTCGAGTCTTGAAGTGGCATCCATGGTCCGCAGTGTAGAGAATGATGGTCTCATCATCAATATTGAGACTTTTGAGCGAATCCAAGATCCGGCCAAGAGCTTCGTCCAGACGCTTTATCATACCAAGGTAGCCGCCTAGATGTTGGCCTGAACTGCCTCCTAGCTGTTGCAAATCTGGCGGTATCCATTTGCCCGTGTATCTCTCCCGATACCCGTCAGGAGGTGGATAGTCATCAACGTGGTTCTGGTGGTGTGGCTCTAAATAGGAAGTGAAGAGAAAGAACGGTTTATCCTCTTTGTTTGCATTGTCGACGTAACGAATTACGGCATCTGTCATAGCGTCCACTCGGTATCCAGGCAAATGGACCTTCTCGTTGTCATTGTTCCAGAGATTGCAGTCGTAGGCATCCGAGCAAAATTCCAGCAAGTTAGCCGCCAGCCAATAGTCATATCCACCACGTTCCTCGACTGGAACGATGTCATCGCGGGTGCCCAAGTGCCACTTTCCGATGTATCCCGTATTGTATCCAGCTTTCTTGTAGAGCTGCGCGATTGTTGTGAGATTTTTGTCGAGGGGTATTCCGTTGCGCCAAGATCCTGTTTGGGTGGCATAAAGACCTGTTTGCAAGCAAGACCGAGCGGGTCCGCACACCGGTTGGCAAGTTATTGACGCATCGATATGGGTACCTTGATTGGCAAGTCGATCAAAATTTGGCGTTAAATCCAATGGATTACCATGAGTCCCGCAGGTGTCCCAGCGTTGTTGATCTGTAAAGAATACGATGACGTTTGGTTGTTTACTGGTGCTCATTAAGCAAGTGGCGGGGGTGTGGACAGTCATCTTCTCAAGATTATTGAATTGAGTGAGTCAATAGCGGATAAGCCCGGCTAATTTGATCAAGATAGACGAAGCGGGGTACTAACTACTTGTGGGCAATGCTTCTCTGTACTAGTTCAATGGGATGAAAGAAAGGATGTTAGAGGGACGGGTTGCTCTCATTACAGGTGGAGGACGCGGCCTAGGTCGATCAATCGCAGCTGCTTACGCGAAGGAAGGCGCCCGAATTGTCGTTAGCTCAAGAACTAAATCGGAATTGAGCCAAACCGTTGAAGCGATAAAGGAAGCAGGAGGCACTGTACTAGGCGTCACCGCGGATCTA
Coding sequences within it:
- a CDS encoding sulfatase-like hydrolase/transferase, giving the protein MSTSKQPNVIVFFTDQQRWDTCGTHGNPLDLTPNFDRLANQGTHIDASITCQPVCGPARSCLQTGLYATQTGSWRNGIPLDKNLTTIAQLYKKAGYNTGYIGKWHLGTRDDIVPVEERGGYDYWLAANLLEFCSDAYDCNLWNNDNEKVHLPGYRVDAMTDAVIRYVDNANKEDKPFFLFTSYLEPHHQNHVDDYPPPDGYRERYTGKWIPPDLQQLGGSSGQHLGGYLGMIKRLDEALGRILDSLKSLNIDDETIILYTADHGCHFKTRNSEYKRSGHEASVRVPTAFSGPGFKGGGRRTEVMSLVDLVPTLLESSGIEPPEEMPGRSLMPILRGEANDWKQEAFIQISESQVGRAIRTGRWKYGVVSNQNDGETESCADLYVENYLYDLHSDPYELQNLIGYGSHRKVAARLKEKILDAMEIAGESRPTITDHELTMPQSQRTVLPQEIEQ
- a CDS encoding rhomboid family intramembrane serine protease, which translates into the protein MKRRPSGTIIIIAINVIIFFIPQFIQGLDMKMLAWFALFFPKNDFFQIWQFISSMFMHGGPAHLFFNMFALFSFGSILEVRWGLKKFLTFYLVVGIGAGAIYTAVNYTQFIGPYNQLVDASVPATDIKAYFNYSRPSFKMLAAMPAEELLELRNIYNAPVVGASGAIYGILVAFGILYPNAKLMLIFLPIPVAAKYFISGLLLFDLFSGITGYSIFVAEGGGIAHFAHIGGAIIGFLLMWFWGSLKSRATDYNGSVF
- a CDS encoding response regulator, yielding MSPHEGQSVLLVDDERVNRELGASMIRSLGYNVVCAKDGFEALDLSGKQDFSLILMDIRMPRLDGFSTAEAIRNRERNDSPTPIIALSAHITRQDEERCDCVGINDHLQKPLKVRFLNELLKKWLSV
- a CDS encoding MFS transporter, coding for MNSQSSKQARFSLMMLMQYFTRGAWFVTLGTYLGKTLEQSGTFIGFSFSLFGIGAIISPFFVGMIADRFFPTQKVLGVLNIGAGALMLLLSQVTDPTTFIWTLFVYCIVYTPTEALSNSVVFHHLPRRFFAYVRLFGTIGWVFAGLAVNMILGRFVDNVEATAVPLVMSAVASVVLGLYNFTLPSTPVKNEGEKIGIKEVLGLEALSLLKERSFTVFLGASLLIGIPIQMYFAFFNMFLNDIGVENVASKMSLGQVSEAAFMVFVPLLIGKLGLKWMMTLGLAFWSVRYFMFAGISVNAEFLIIFSILIHGACYDFFNVTGSIYVDLKAGERYRSAAQGLFMLVFLGLGKFFGSNLAGLISEWHPSVSGEQLYDWSGIFNTTGIITAVVTVMFVLSFHDRQKYDLDKVNG
- a CDS encoding lactonase family protein, giving the protein MKSLALIALLSLIPSLFAANVDVYFGTSGKATKGIYHSSFDKDSGKLSPPELAARIGSPGFLALHPKRSHLYAVATSDQGPCVAAYKIEKNGSLTLLNTEVIGDGGGAHISVHPSGNFLLTAQYGGGSVALFPVAKDGKVQPRGQLIEHEGGSGIVASRQNAPHPHWTGYSPDGKFAFVPDLGLDKIVIYKVNVDRPSITAHGSAESVPGGGPRHMRFSVDGKFIYLLNELSLSVTTFQYDAKKGTTKRLTTTPALSESAKSEEGFNSSSEILVHPNGKFVYSANRGDDTVTAYQANRSTGKLTVTEVEPVRGAFPRNINLEPSGKWLLAAGQHSNTVAVFAIDQSTGEITYQLNSVVNVPGPICILFNE
- a CDS encoding DUF2167 domain-containing protein yields the protein MKNKTLALLASSIFLFPFYSIAQVDQAAENAAAQQIEFENFLASLDWQDSGQGELEDWATIDIPAGFRFLNGVDTDTLLQAFGNLPDTYQGMISVSDVDWFVLFQFEDSGYVRDDEKDELDAEKLLAALQSGDEQSNQYRRQQGIEPLYTEGWAIEPRYNDFTNNLEWGIILRSESGGRSVNYKTKLLGRDGIMNVTLVCDPTALDSILPTYQDILAGHNYKPGKSYAEYRDGDKVATYGLTALIAGGALYGAAKLGILGNLVLFLKKGFKFIIIGLVAIGVALKKFFAGLAGRQKIESTPDS
- a CDS encoding sulfatase family protein, translated to MSDHPNIILINCDDLGYGDLGCYGSARNHTPHIDRLAAEGKRFTDFYMASPVCSPSRAAMMTGCYPPRIGFGSFHGEVVLFPGDNIGLSDREATVASQLKKAGYVTKIIGKWHCGDQPEFLPTRHGFDAYFGIPYSNDMGRQSDRPNRPPLPLLRNETVIQAQPDQRGITERYTDEALQFLEKNQSRPFFLYLAHMYVHVPLFVPKQFLESSRNGAYGGAVECIDWSLGVLMDRLKALGIDENTLVIFTSDNGSRAQGEGGSNDPCRGTKQETWEGGQRVPCIMRWPEKISPGTQSDAVVSAMDFFPTLSRITNVSLPADRIIDGFDIGELMTGENAEAPNDTFFYYKQNALEAVRVGDWKLHFQKAGVGMKALYNLREDIGESHNRYEEHPEIVSMLEAKAERMREDIGDEATGTTGRNNRSIGRVKNAKPLTEYREGHPYMIAMYDLPDMPTMSG
- a CDS encoding Gfo/Idh/MocA family protein, translating into MSHRESKNVGIIGCGDRGLHHIGFNMVDSSNETGFRIVSVANRSFESSDHAAGELEKRYADLGIDQAIQRCESYQDIVNDPKIDLIIITSHTDAHAEHAVAALESGKKVYLDKPIAVTLEDGHIIAGAEKRTGNRLLMGFTRRYEDSWLKMKELLNGGAVGSLQMVLLRSIIPYSRYLQGWHRKRVWSGGPLNDKCSHHFDVFRWMANSDCLAMSAFGGRSGVFKPDPTAPARCSECDRDCAYRRTEALEESKETVSNKFTSTDSNDERAVQDACVFSLDSDVEDFGSVNLQMSGGVVGNLFFTIFGPLAPDGETLELVGDSGRLVLSRSDGMIRTYTDHGRETDTFFAGGKNFDSSHYGSDKNLVQHMKEFCDESEPVCDASDGLRSLEMVCGARDSFDFKGELRVL